The following coding sequences lie in one Mycoplasma crocodyli MP145 genomic window:
- a CDS encoding S8 family peptidase: protein MNKKYNSLIVINNSFKREERKFNFEKMLPNNSYLKTERLEIILNNLINVVNYWKTVPINVDPIITVYYNKTTSKSNLISGLFNISNDNIVGSFYQYSELKHAYVYTIPIEKIYCAIDELNKIIDFFKKADITVINNEVLNKIYGKKTKSSSILKPKFKKIIIDVFYIDLIEIKTSVDLDNKINKIITFYNTKRDTKKILNDLGVDLSKIKFLRRDHKTFLAYEDELKLILEKVPFLIGLESQALSDFDELSNSISYNKLNIKIDDPKNEPTIGLLDDDCSNNSYFSKWVDVHNLNNSSSSNQSDHSLVVSSILVDGHRLNPNLNDGCGNFRVRHFSIKPDNSSFNNIDLFNRIRDIVSENRDIKVWNLSFGTSYETSNNSISLGGFEIDKIQIEFDVIFVISGTNKNNLNQEIRIGSPADSINSLVVNSVDKNNRPTSYSRCGKVLHFFTKPDVSYYGGTVDDQQQVVRNGSFDYSFGTSIAAPWISRKVAYLIHTMNFSKEEAKALIIDSAVKWNKLDYETSKYMGHGVVPISINDVIFSKEDEVKIITSGISSSYKTYIDDILIPDIEEKYPYKIKAVMSYFPECSRNMGVDYTNTELNIKFGRLSEPDKIKDISHDPQNSDDDIPLNEKDARMFFSKWENVKVIGEFKERVLPKKTYKAKKWGLQIIKNNRFSKKYDIRFGIVITFKSLTDKIRFDAFFKSLKFLLNAKTIEYEAINEFNLKLEEKINL from the coding sequence ATGAATAAAAAATATAATAGTTTAATTGTAATAAATAATTCTTTTAAGCGTGAAGAACGTAAATTTAATTTTGAAAAAATGCTTCCTAATAATAGTTATTTAAAAACCGAAAGACTAGAAATCATTTTGAATAACTTAATAAATGTTGTTAATTATTGAAAAACCGTTCCAATTAATGTCGATCCAATAATAACTGTTTACTATAATAAAACAACTTCTAAATCAAATCTTATTAGTGGGCTTTTTAACATTAGTAATGATAATATTGTAGGTTCTTTTTATCAATACAGTGAGTTAAAACATGCCTATGTTTATACGATACCAATTGAAAAAATTTATTGTGCAATTGATGAATTAAATAAAATTATTGATTTTTTTAAAAAAGCCGATATAACTGTAATCAATAATGAAGTTTTAAATAAGATTTATGGTAAAAAAACAAAATCTTCCAGTATATTAAAACCAAAATTTAAAAAAATAATTATTGATGTTTTTTACATTGATTTGATAGAAATAAAAACATCGGTCGATTTAGATAATAAAATAAATAAAATAATAACGTTTTATAACACCAAAAGAGATACTAAAAAAATTTTAAATGATTTAGGTGTTGATTTATCAAAGATAAAATTCTTGAGAAGAGATCATAAAACTTTCTTAGCATATGAGGATGAGCTTAAGTTAATCTTAGAAAAGGTACCCTTTTTAATAGGTCTCGAAAGTCAAGCGTTATCTGATTTTGACGAACTTAGCAATTCTATAAGTTATAATAAGTTAAACATTAAAATAGATGATCCTAAAAATGAGCCTACTATTGGTTTGTTGGATGACGATTGTTCAAATAACTCTTATTTTTCAAAATGAGTAGATGTCCATAATTTAAATAATTCAAGTTCTTCAAACCAAAGCGATCACTCTTTAGTCGTTTCTTCAATTTTGGTTGATGGTCATAGATTAAATCCTAATTTAAATGATGGCTGTGGAAATTTTAGGGTTAGACATTTTTCAATAAAACCAGATAATTCTTCATTTAATAATATTGATTTATTCAATAGAATAAGAGACATAGTAAGTGAAAACAGGGATATAAAAGTTTGAAACTTATCTTTTGGTACAAGCTACGAAACAAGCAATAATTCAATTTCACTTGGTGGATTTGAAATTGATAAAATACAAATTGAATTTGATGTAATTTTTGTTATTTCAGGAACAAATAAAAATAATCTTAATCAAGAAATACGTATTGGGTCTCCAGCAGATTCTATAAACTCATTAGTAGTTAACTCCGTTGATAAAAACAATAGACCAACTAGTTATTCTAGATGTGGTAAGGTTTTACATTTTTTTACTAAACCTGATGTTTCGTATTATGGAGGAACAGTAGATGATCAACAGCAAGTGGTGAGAAATGGAAGTTTTGATTATTCTTTCGGAACATCTATTGCTGCTCCGTGAATATCAAGAAAAGTTGCATATCTTATTCATACAATGAATTTTTCCAAAGAAGAAGCAAAAGCTCTAATTATAGATTCGGCAGTTAAATGGAATAAATTAGATTATGAAACATCCAAATACATGGGTCATGGCGTTGTTCCAATAAGTATAAATGATGTTATCTTTTCTAAAGAAGATGAAGTAAAAATTATAACTTCCGGAATATCTAGTTCATATAAAACATATATTGATGATATATTGATACCTGATATTGAAGAAAAATATCCATATAAAATTAAAGCGGTCATGTCTTATTTTCCTGAGTGCTCAAGAAACATGGGTGTAGATTATACAAATACGGAACTAAATATAAAGTTTGGTAGATTATCCGAACCGGATAAAATTAAAGATATTTCACACGATCCTCAAAATAGCGATGACGATATTCCTTTAAACGAAAAAGACGCCAGAATGTTTTTCAGTAAATGAGAAAATGTAAAAGTTATAGGTGAATTTAAAGAAAGAGTTCTTCCTAAGAAAACCTATAAGGCAAAAAAATGAGGTCTTCAAATTATTAAAAATAATAGATTTTCAAAAAAATATGATATCAGGTTTGGAATTGTAATAACTTTTAAATCTCTAACTGATAAAATTAGGTTCGACGCCTTTTTCAAAAGTTTAAAATTTTTACTTAATGCAAAAACGATCGAATATGAAGCTATTAATGAATTTAATCTTAAACTTGAAGAAAAAATTAATTTATAA
- a CDS encoding carbohydrate ABC transporter permease, which produces MFKQKLILQNWFGKKRLARNGQKVSQQVHETSLFSLGLSVLSKLTILCLFGLVILFPFYYMVATSLMSNDQIDLMNSGGGLQLVPDGLNWENFSQAFVEGYWKALGVTFSNVLISVVLKIVVTMSLGYAFSLQKWAGKKIIWRILLSLLVLPEVALLSGQYQMVVNLSLQQELHKVILAIALPFVASIFNAMMFRNAFEAIPGRIKEVALVDGATGMRYFLKIAAPMVTPTTLTIIILTSLASWNSYLWPALISGNKIDVMSTWLFTVGIRRSETGENMGLYQNIRMAGAIIVIVPMFIVYFIFRKKIMNAISRQGSTIKG; this is translated from the coding sequence ATGTTCAAACAAAAATTAATTCTACAAAACTGATTCGGTAAAAAAAGACTTGCAAGAAATGGTCAAAAAGTTTCTCAGCAAGTCCATGAAACATCTTTATTCTCATTAGGATTATCAGTTTTAAGCAAATTAACTATTCTATGTTTATTTGGTCTAGTTATTTTGTTCCCGTTCTACTATATGGTTGCAACATCATTAATGTCTAACGACCAAATCGATTTAATGAACTCGGGTGGTGGACTGCAATTAGTTCCTGATGGACTAAATTGAGAAAACTTTAGTCAAGCATTTGTTGAAGGTTATTGAAAAGCCTTAGGTGTAACATTTAGTAACGTTTTGATTTCTGTTGTTTTAAAAATAGTAGTCACAATGTCACTGGGTTATGCTTTCTCACTTCAAAAATGAGCCGGTAAGAAAATAATATGACGTATCTTACTTTCACTATTGGTACTACCTGAGGTTGCTTTACTTTCAGGACAATACCAAATGGTTGTTAATTTAAGTCTTCAACAAGAATTGCATAAAGTTATTTTAGCAATCGCTCTTCCTTTCGTTGCATCTATATTCAATGCTATGATGTTCAGAAATGCTTTTGAAGCAATTCCTGGAAGAATAAAAGAAGTTGCACTAGTTGATGGAGCTACAGGAATGAGATATTTCCTTAAAATAGCTGCACCAATGGTAACACCAACAACTTTAACTATTATTATTCTTACATCTCTTGCTTCATGAAACAGCTACTTATGACCAGCACTTATTTCTGGTAATAAGATTGACGTTATGTCAACATGATTATTTACTGTTGGTATTAGACGTAGTGAAACAGGAGAAAATATGGGTCTTTACCAAAACATCCGTATGGCTGGAGCTATCATTGTTATTGTTCCTATGTTCATTGTATACTTCATTTTCCGTAAAAAGATTATGAACGCTATTTCTAGACAAGGATCAACAATTAAGGGTTAA
- a CDS encoding ATP-binding protein — translation MTIKNILNLIRYHQDKNDISFANEALEIARKFNQKGDRDIYEYIIFLLSNDEQFLPQIIEENFQFLYKDNKFKQSLSIPESIMEDVKGVLNAINQNVGINKFLFYGEPGTGKTETVRQIAKLLERSLYIVKTENLIDSKLGQTPKNIEILFNEINEIRYSKKAIILFDELDSLALDRINSNDIREMGRATSSFLKGLDNLNENIILFSTTNLYDKFDKALLRRFQAHINFNRYDREDLIQISEQILFNLLKTFKKSSPNIKMFRKIIQLFSTIPYPGELYNLISSSLAFSDPNKEYDYLRRLYLKVSNNNSNLQKMQEQDFSIREIEILTGVSKSSVARDLKEKSLINE, via the coding sequence ATGACGATTAAGAATATTTTAAATCTAATTAGATATCATCAAGATAAAAATGATATTTCATTCGCTAATGAGGCACTCGAAATAGCGCGAAAATTTAACCAAAAAGGTGATAGAGACATATATGAATATATAATATTTTTACTTTCAAATGATGAACAGTTTCTTCCACAAATAATTGAGGAAAATTTTCAATTCCTTTATAAAGATAATAAATTTAAACAATCTTTATCAATACCAGAATCAATCATGGAAGATGTAAAAGGCGTCTTAAACGCAATCAACCAAAATGTAGGAATCAATAAATTTCTCTTTTACGGTGAACCAGGAACTGGAAAAACCGAAACCGTTAGACAAATAGCCAAATTATTAGAAAGAAGTTTATATATTGTTAAAACAGAAAATTTAATTGATTCGAAACTTGGACAAACACCTAAAAATATTGAAATATTATTTAATGAGATTAATGAAATTAGGTATAGCAAAAAAGCTATTATTTTATTTGATGAACTCGATTCGTTAGCGCTTGATAGAATAAATTCAAATGACATAAGAGAAATGGGAAGAGCAACAAGTTCGTTTTTAAAAGGACTTGATAACTTGAATGAAAATATTATTTTATTTTCAACAACTAATTTATATGACAAATTTGATAAAGCGCTTCTCAGAAGATTTCAAGCTCACATTAATTTTAATAGATATGATAGAGAAGATCTTATTCAAATATCGGAGCAAATACTTTTTAATTTATTAAAAACATTTAAAAAATCATCTCCTAATATCAAAATGTTTAGAAAAATTATTCAATTATTTAGCACAATTCCTTACCCGGGTGAATTGTATAATTTAATTAGTTCATCACTTGCTTTTAGTGATCCTAATAAAGAATATGACTATTTAAGACGATTATATTTAAAAGTTTCAAACAATAATAGTAATTTACAAAAAATGCAAGAACAAGATTTTAGCATTAGAGAAATTGAGATACTGACTGGGGTTTCAAAGAGTAGCGTTGCTCGTGATCTTAAAGAAAAGAGTTTAATAAATGAATAA
- a CDS encoding RluA family pseudouridine synthase: MLKIEVTYKERIDKYISNNSEISRNDIKALIEQKAVFVNDVVVNQPKFIVREGQVISVTKLIDKEIHIEAQDIDLDIAYEDEHLLVIKKPSGMVVHPAPGHHENTLVNALLFHFKNNLSNENGLLRPGIVHRIDKDTSGLLIVAKTNEVHQLLSEGFSNKSINRKYFAICDGVLKSKKMKLDLPIGRDVKNRQQMSVTNSNSKHAITNLEMLKSFYFDNQPKCLVKATLETGRTHQIRVHCAYINNPIFGDSTYGKKVDDFNQRLHAYRLEFVHPITNKKIIIYSNPPKEFGICDFDFETFIKNEKDNDINL; the protein is encoded by the coding sequence ATGTTAAAAATAGAAGTTACATATAAAGAAAGAATTGATAAATATATATCAAACAATTCTGAAATTTCAAGAAATGATATAAAAGCCTTGATTGAACAAAAGGCTGTTTTTGTAAATGATGTTGTAGTAAATCAACCGAAATTTATTGTTAGAGAAGGTCAAGTAATCAGTGTTACAAAATTAATTGATAAAGAAATTCACATTGAAGCACAGGACATTGATCTTGATATAGCGTATGAAGATGAACACTTATTAGTTATTAAAAAACCAAGTGGAATGGTTGTTCATCCTGCTCCAGGACATCATGAAAACACGCTAGTTAATGCCTTACTATTTCATTTTAAAAATAATCTTTCAAATGAAAATGGCTTACTTAGACCTGGCATAGTACATCGCATAGATAAGGATACAAGTGGTCTATTAATAGTTGCTAAAACAAATGAAGTTCACCAACTACTTTCAGAAGGTTTTTCAAACAAGTCAATTAATAGAAAATATTTTGCTATTTGTGATGGTGTTTTAAAAAGTAAAAAGATGAAATTAGACTTGCCTATAGGTAGAGACGTAAAAAATAGACAACAAATGAGTGTCACAAATTCAAATTCTAAACATGCAATTACCAACCTTGAAATGCTTAAGAGTTTTTACTTTGACAATCAACCAAAATGTCTTGTAAAAGCAACTCTTGAAACTGGAAGAACACATCAAATAAGAGTTCATTGTGCATATATAAACAATCCAATTTTTGGCGATTCAACATATGGAAAAAAAGTCGATGATTTTAATCAAAGATTGCATGCATATAGGCTTGAATTTGTTCATCCAATAACAAATAAAAAAATCATTATTTATTCGAATCCACCAAAGGAATTTGGAATCTGTGATTTTGATTTTGAAACATTTATAAAAAATGAAAAAGACAATGATATTAATTTATAA
- a CDS encoding restriction endonuclease subunit S produces the protein MNILDLINNLSEDEVNIKKLWEVTYWDKKFKNIDKSKQPKTIKYRYLEASTLKDLIVEGGDVKILSTGKFSAYTTKEKAGDFLAYGEVVSIPGGGSAIIKYTNGYFCTTDNRIMTSRNKDILNNKFLYFYLKLINQDVENTYRGASIKHPEMRRILDLKIPIPQIEIQNKIVEILDKFEELEAELTAELTAELTARYKQYNYYKQLLLDFSNRKDVEVKKLWEVTYWDKKFKNIDKSKQPKTIKYRYLEASTLKDLIVEGGDVKILSTGKFSAYTTKEKAGDFLAYGEVVSIPGGGSAIIKYTNGYFCTTDNRIMTSRNKDILNNKFLYFYLKLINKDVGNAYRGAGIKHPDMKTILEFKIPIPSIEEQNKIVEILDKFEIYSNSINEGLPLELELRKKQFEYYRNKLFNFKVGKNE, from the coding sequence ATGAATATTCTTGACCTTATAAATAATCTTAGTGAAGATGAAGTTAATATTAAGAAACTTTGAGAAGTTACATATTGAGATAAAAAATTTAAAAATATTGATAAATCTAAACAACCTAAAACAATTAAGTATAGATACCTAGAAGCATCTACTTTAAAAGACTTAATTGTTGAAGGTGGTGATGTTAAAATTTTATCAACAGGTAAGTTTAGTGCATACACAACAAAAGAAAAAGCGGGTGATTTTTTAGCATATGGTGAAGTAGTTTCAATACCTGGAGGTGGTAGTGCAATTATTAAATATACAAATGGTTATTTTTGTACAACCGATAATAGGATTATGACTTCAAGAAACAAAGATATATTAAATAATAAGTTTTTATATTTTTATCTCAAGTTAATTAATCAAGATGTAGAAAATACCTATAGAGGTGCGAGTATAAAACATCCTGAAATGAGAAGAATTTTAGATTTAAAAATTCCAATACCACAAATAGAAATTCAAAATAAGATAGTTGAAATTTTAGATAAGTTCGAAGAACTTGAAGCAGAGCTTACAGCAGAGCTTACAGCAGAGCTTACAGCTAGATATAAACAATACAACTACTATAAACAATTATTATTAGATTTTAGTAATAGAAAAGATGTAGAGGTTAAGAAACTTTGAGAAGTTACATATTGAGATAAAAAATTTAAAAATATTGATAAATCTAAACAACCTAAAACAATTAAGTATAGATACCTAGAAGCATCTACTTTAAAAGACTTAATTGTTGAAGGTGGTGATGTTAAAATTTTATCAACAGGTAAGTTTAGTGCATACACAACAAAAGAAAAAGCGGGTGATTTTTTAGCATATGGTGAAGTAGTTTCAATACCTGGAGGTGGTAGTGCAATTATTAAATATACAAATGGTTATTTTTGTACAACCGATAATAGGATTATGACTTCAAGAAACAAAGATATATTAAATAATAAGTTTTTATATTTTTATCTCAAGTTAATTAATAAAGATGTAGGAAATGCCTATAGAGGGGCAGGTATAAAACACCCTGATATGAAAACCATTTTAGAATTTAAAATCCCTATTCCATCAATTGAAGAACAAAATAAAATTGTTGAAATCCTAGATAAATTTGAAATATATTCTAATTCAATTAACGAAGGTTTACCGCTTGAACTCGAATTAAGAAAAAAACAATTCGAGTATTATAGAAACAAACTATTTAATTTTAAAGTAGGTAAGAATGAATAA
- a CDS encoding type I restriction endonuclease subunit R, EcoR124 family — MNKRYLPLNTIIDKFEPIVNCDQSYQSEEDLEKKFISDLIRQGFEYKKDIKTEKELIDNFKLCLEQLNNCTFSENEWNQVFKEYIENITTPKESLTKFSEQHIIEVLKDDETLMNVKIYDKKNVEHNILQVINQFHPSDEYANNYYDVTILLNGLPIIHIELKRRGGSIEEAFNQIRRYRRETMCKDNNKFYWYIQMFIASNGTETKYYSSTLISEEQNDKRRKFESKNTYKKALCWTDSLNNQIHNLEDFTNIFFKKNTTLNVILFYSVLTLKKQIRILRPYQICAAEKILIKTKEFIEKPNPTYDERKGGYIWHSTGSGKTLTSFKSSTLILDHLSDKLHKVVFVVDRKDLDEQTKKEFEKFQKNCVSSSKNTDELVEVFNDNSKKRNIVVTTIQKLGWLTGGPKISKVKDKDKKIVFIFDECHRTNAGEMHKRIKEHFKNSLVFGFTGTPIFPERQDDIFTTPFIFGDQLHSYRIDQACKDGIVLPFQYNQVKTMSYKDECIPDINVKDIDRKAAFFDKRRLKEVATFIVNNISNQNKQIRETKFNALFAVSSIEMAIEYYQVFKEVQNELGTNLKITSIFTYDPNDANSDDEGNITTEHLNSTQKESLRQIMYDYNKMYNTTYDLSTYEGFHSNLTTKIKEVEIDLVIVVNILLTGFDSEYLSTLYCDKKLEKHGLIQAFSRTNRISNYDKRFGKIFSFRNNAVQMEEAYKIYASSWYGAKNIGVPTYEKFYEFYKEIYENFIKTYPNVEYVFKLSSIIEKAKFIKALSELIEMITKLLYIQEFDNDNNKKLHSDRYIEDLKSLSIEFRTQLKKVSDEEKTNINEYIDYCAEIVSSTSYGLQDILIDVNNILKGHKETSVSDLIRKIKSSLKLFKLKDLIEWFVNKLITNNKVVELKDSVKITCLFNEELNKICQENKFDYYKLYEAIKASIKTLKPLSLSDINKARLGDTNIFERLKKVQEEIRDLFNNLNIEEVGNDYSSTRIDDIIFK, encoded by the coding sequence ATGAATAAAAGATATTTGCCATTAAACACAATAATTGATAAATTTGAACCGATTGTTAACTGTGATCAATCATATCAATCTGAAGAAGATCTAGAAAAAAAATTTATATCAGATTTAATTCGCCAAGGTTTTGAATATAAAAAAGATATAAAAACAGAAAAAGAATTAATAGATAATTTTAAGCTTTGTCTAGAACAATTAAATAATTGCACTTTTAGCGAAAACGAATGAAATCAAGTTTTTAAAGAATATATTGAAAATATCACAACACCTAAAGAAAGTCTTACTAAATTTAGTGAACAACATATTATAGAAGTACTTAAAGATGATGAAACATTAATGAATGTTAAAATATATGACAAGAAAAATGTTGAACACAATATTTTACAAGTTATAAATCAATTTCATCCTAGTGATGAATATGCTAATAATTATTATGACGTGACAATTTTATTAAATGGACTTCCTATAATACATATCGAACTTAAAAGAAGAGGTGGATCAATCGAGGAAGCATTTAATCAAATAAGAAGATACCGTAGAGAAACAATGTGCAAAGATAACAATAAATTTTATTGATATATTCAAATGTTTATAGCGTCAAACGGCACAGAAACCAAGTATTATTCATCTACTCTTATCTCTGAAGAGCAAAATGATAAAAGAAGAAAATTTGAATCTAAAAATACTTATAAAAAAGCTTTGTGTTGAACCGATTCGTTAAATAATCAAATTCACAATTTAGAAGACTTCACAAACATATTTTTTAAGAAAAACACTACTTTAAACGTTATTCTTTTTTATAGTGTTTTAACACTAAAAAAACAAATAAGGATATTAAGACCTTATCAAATTTGTGCAGCAGAGAAAATTTTAATTAAAACTAAGGAATTCATTGAAAAACCTAACCCTACTTATGATGAAAGAAAAGGTGGTTATATTTGACATTCAACAGGAAGTGGTAAAACATTAACTTCTTTTAAATCGTCAACATTAATTTTGGACCATCTTTCTGATAAATTGCATAAGGTGGTTTTTGTAGTTGACCGTAAAGACTTAGATGAACAAACAAAAAAAGAGTTTGAAAAATTTCAAAAAAATTGCGTTTCATCAAGCAAAAATACCGATGAACTTGTTGAAGTATTTAATGATAATTCTAAAAAAAGAAATATTGTTGTAACAACTATTCAAAAACTCGGTTGACTTACTGGTGGACCAAAAATTTCAAAAGTTAAAGATAAGGATAAAAAAATAGTTTTTATTTTTGATGAATGCCATAGAACCAATGCTGGTGAAATGCACAAAAGAATAAAAGAACATTTTAAAAATAGTTTAGTTTTTGGTTTTACCGGTACACCAATTTTTCCGGAAAGACAAGATGATATATTTACAACTCCATTTATTTTTGGAGATCAATTGCATAGTTATAGAATAGATCAAGCATGTAAAGATGGAATTGTATTACCATTTCAATATAATCAAGTTAAAACAATGTCTTATAAAGATGAATGTATTCCTGATATCAATGTTAAAGACATTGATCGTAAGGCAGCCTTTTTTGATAAAAGAAGATTAAAGGAAGTTGCCACATTCATTGTTAATAATATTTCTAACCAAAACAAGCAAATAAGAGAAACAAAGTTTAATGCACTTTTTGCCGTTTCATCTATAGAAATGGCCATTGAATACTATCAAGTCTTTAAAGAAGTTCAAAATGAATTAGGTACAAATTTAAAGATTACTTCAATTTTTACATATGATCCTAATGATGCGAATAGTGATGATGAAGGAAATATAACAACAGAACATTTAAATTCAACGCAAAAAGAATCCCTAAGACAAATTATGTATGATTACAATAAAATGTACAACACAACTTATGATTTAAGTACATACGAAGGTTTTCATAGTAATTTAACAACAAAAATAAAAGAAGTTGAAATTGATCTTGTTATAGTTGTTAACATATTGCTAACAGGATTTGATTCGGAATATTTAAGCACTCTATATTGTGATAAAAAACTAGAAAAGCATGGGTTAATTCAAGCTTTTTCAAGAACAAATAGAATAAGTAATTATGATAAACGATTTGGTAAGATTTTTTCGTTCAGGAATAATGCTGTTCAAATGGAAGAAGCATATAAAATTTATGCTTCAAGTTGATATGGGGCTAAAAACATTGGTGTTCCCACATATGAAAAATTTTATGAATTTTATAAAGAAATATATGAAAATTTTATTAAAACATATCCTAATGTTGAATATGTTTTTAAACTTTCATCAATTATTGAAAAAGCAAAATTTATAAAGGCATTATCAGAATTGATAGAAATGATTACAAAATTGTTATACATTCAAGAATTTGATAATGATAACAACAAGAAGCTTCATAGTGATAGATATATCGAAGATTTAAAATCGTTATCAATTGAATTTAGAACACAACTTAAAAAAGTAAGTGACGAAGAAAAAACTAATATAAATGAATATATTGATTATTGTGCTGAAATAGTTAGCTCAACTAGTTATGGACTTCAAGATATACTAATAGATGTAAATAATATTTTAAAGGGACATAAGGAAACAAGTGTATCTGATTTGATTAGAAAAATAAAATCTAGTTTAAAACTTTTTAAATTGAAAGACTTAATCGAATGATTTGTAAATAAATTAATTACAAATAATAAAGTTGTTGAACTAAAAGACTCTGTGAAAATAACATGCTTGTTTAATGAAGAGTTAAACAAGATTTGTCAAGAAAATAAATTTGATTATTATAAATTATATGAAGCAATTAAAGCATCAATAAAAACATTAAAACCTCTTTCGTTATCTGATATAAACAAAGCAAGATTAGGAGATACTAATATATTTGAAAGATTGAAAAAAGTTCAAGAAGAAATCAGAGATTTGTTTAATAATTTAAATATTGAAGAGGTTGGAAATGACTATTCTTCAACAAGAATTGACGATATCATATTTAAATAA
- a CDS encoding type I restriction-modification system subunit M gives MKKVKDIDHKKVLHNKLWDLANKVRGKINASEFQQVFLGILFYRFISEYFVDKVEENGLKDYSNKNDDDIEVLKMKKDLPDLIGFFIKPSHLFVNLSKDVHLNENINIDINDIFNSIVSSANINDSENILEGTFPNFNNLNFLNINNNNENQLKKKNNIITKTILTVAEIDFGSKFDDHSIDTFGDAYEYLIGMYAASGGKSGGEFFTPQEVSKFLANVTLVYKNSKDIYSVYDPTCGSGSLLLKFKKILNNPYLHFSGQESNPTTFSLSKMNLIIHGVEFDKIDLKCGDTLNDPLHLEKKFDVVVSNPPYSIAWEDYNETSIRSDERFNIVPTLMPKSNSDLGFVLHSLYSLDKKGVAAIVCFPGMFYRDNESEVNIRKYLVENNFIEAIIVMPNNMFFGTSISVNIMVLNKNKQTKDILFVDASSHFYKDGKKNKMSEQNIENVLKIVKDRKDIENVSKPVANEFFLDKSVNLSPDRFFKKEEVKEEIDIINLNKQLNEITSKNQKLREQIKKLIFELEGK, from the coding sequence ATGAAAAAAGTTAAAGATATTGACCACAAAAAAGTGCTTCACAACAAACTATGAGATCTTGCTAATAAAGTGAGGGGTAAAATTAATGCAAGTGAATTTCAACAAGTATTTTTAGGTATTTTATTTTATAGATTTATATCAGAATATTTTGTTGATAAAGTAGAAGAAAATGGACTTAAAGATTATTCTAATAAGAATGATGATGACATTGAAGTTCTTAAAATGAAAAAAGATTTACCCGACTTAATTGGTTTTTTTATAAAACCTTCACATCTTTTTGTTAATTTATCAAAAGATGTTCACCTAAATGAAAATATTAATATTGATATTAATGATATATTTAATAGTATTGTTTCAAGTGCGAATATAAATGATAGCGAAAATATTCTTGAAGGAACATTTCCAAACTTCAACAATTTAAATTTTTTAAATATAAACAACAACAATGAAAATCAACTTAAGAAAAAGAATAATATAATTACTAAAACAATTTTAACGGTTGCAGAAATTGATTTTGGTTCAAAATTTGATGATCACTCTATCGATACGTTTGGTGATGCATATGAATACTTAATAGGTATGTATGCAGCATCGGGTGGAAAATCAGGAGGAGAGTTTTTTACACCACAAGAAGTTTCAAAGTTTTTAGCCAATGTTACTCTCGTTTACAAAAATAGTAAAGATATTTATAGTGTTTATGATCCTACATGTGGAAGCGGTTCACTTCTTTTAAAATTTAAAAAAATTCTTAATAATCCATATCTTCATTTTAGTGGCCAAGAAAGTAATCCAACAACTTTTTCACTATCAAAAATGAATCTAATAATTCATGGTGTTGAATTTGACAAAATAGATTTAAAATGTGGTGATACACTAAATGACCCATTACATTTAGAGAAAAAGTTTGACGTTGTTGTTTCCAATCCCCCTTACTCAATAGCTTGAGAAGACTACAATGAAACTAGTATCAGAAGTGATGAAAGATTTAATATTGTACCTACACTTATGCCTAAAAGTAATTCAGATTTAGGTTTTGTACTTCATTCATTATATTCTCTGGATAAAAAAGGAGTTGCAGCAATTGTATGTTTTCCGGGAATGTTTTACAGAGATAATGAAAGCGAAGTAAATATTAGAAAATATTTGGTGGAAAATAATTTTATAGAAGCTATTATAGTTATGCCTAATAATATGTTTTTTGGAACATCAATTTCGGTTAATATAATGGTTTTGAACAAAAACAAACAAACAAAAGATATTTTATTTGTTGATGCATCAAGTCATTTTTATAAAGATGGGAAAAAAAATAAAATGTCTGAACAAAATATTGAAAATGTATTAAAAATAGTTAAAGACAGAAAAGATATAGAAAACGTATCAAAACCAGTTGCTAATGAATTCTTTTTAGATAAAAGTGTTAATTTAAGTCCTGATAGATTCTTTAAAAAAGAAGAAGTCAAGGAAGAAATTGATATCATTAATTTAAATAAACAACTTAATGAAATTACTTCAAAAAATCAAAAACTAAGAGAACAAATTAAGAAATTAATTTTTGAGTTAGAAGGTAAGTAA